The genomic stretch atgttttcgtagttttgtgaatagttacattttacggcattcgatttacttttgtacttttgaatttgaatttgatttttattagagagcttttaaccagaaggtcattcagctcttaatcttactgttttacttttttccgttaatccaaactagaactcacatTTAGCTGCAGGCAAGGTTACGATTCAattgtttgaatatcgattaagaggcagcttaagcattaaaaatctgttatttccttattttctacaaagttttgtggattaaaaaatggcgacttccggtttcaggaaaataacctaaagtgatatatagccaacaatttcaatacttccgaaagtggacctccatacgtcattttatagcgataacacaatttttttttttattaaaatgtttgttaacgttcagaaaagataTTTGAAGATAAATAACAAGTagctgattactaaatttgatatcttattcacaaaactacatgaaacatgcaaatttatgacttctaaagtgatattaggtcaacaatttcaataatttcgaaaatggaactccatacgtcattttgaaacccaaaatggtgacttccagtttctgtaaatcagcccaaaatcacaaaaaacaatccaatatgggtatttctgttctgcacgttctcagaatattgaagtagagtatcgaacgtcttcgtcagtagtttattcggtagttttactggcgcaatcttatgcaaaaaaggtccgaaaaaaaccactgacgaagacgttcgacaccctacttaaagagatgatggaagtataagatgtaaattatatttttgaagtgagttgagctaatgcagcaatgaaatataaaaaaaatctatctttaaaacctttgatcccgagcatcgccgggaatgttcaactagtatataataataatatactACTTAAGATGAAATAACATAATAATTTCCGAAATCGTTGTAccttaaaaataacaataacaagGAAACTATGCAGTTTTGTAgaatgaaaattgattttgatttttgatgtATATAAGTTATTTTCATGATGAATTTTTAAGAAGCCTTATGCAGTTTATATATGTTAATTTTTGAAAGGAAAACCAAAGTTAAATGTCTTCAATTCTTTTTTATGAATTGGTATTCAAAATagtaaggaaaaaaaaatcttctcaaaagttatatttattgCTTAAAATTCTTTTTTATCAATATCTACCAATGTGTTGTGATGAAACCTTTGACGTTGTGACGTAGAAACTTTTAGCATTAGGTTTGTTTATTATGTTTTCGTTACCAAAACAATCAAACTGCTTCTTTTTCCTAACCTgactaaaaatttattttggttGTGCCTCACTAGCTCGATTTTTATTCTgtagtgttcgaagtttgatcAAAAGCAATTAGCATGACATCACGTAATATCTCGATCATATCATCTTCATGTGATTATTTACATAGAATGAGTTTGTCGCTTGATGCTATTGGAAGTCACTGCATGGTTATTTTACATAGGCTCGAAATTCTTTACTGCCAGCAAACCAAAAGTAGTGCAAAATAAGTCCCAAGGTCAATGACCAGCTCACACACCGTTGCGCAGGCTAACACCGCGGCCGTACCAACAATGGATGGCAATCATGATTCACATTAAGTTCGGCGTGAAAATCGTACAACCCGCAGTAGTTTTCCACTATGGATGGATAACCTAACCCAGAACAAAACCCAAAGCCATGATCGGTGTTGCTTTCCGTTGATTACCACACAGATAATGGAAACATGCTGTACCGCACAGCATATTTTCGCGCGTTTGTGCCTGTTTGCACAACCGGTATCCGGCAGGGGGAGGGAGACTATATGGTAAATATTTACCTGCACACCTCCGCATTACCGCCGGTTCGGAGCAGATTGCGGCATAAAGatcaagttcaacaagcggaAAAGAAATCGCGGAATCATCGAGCGAGAAGTAACATTGGATTCACATCaatccttgtttttttttgttatttgttcgCCACGAGTTTCTACAGCCGATTGTAGCAATCTAGCTGAATAGCAAAGCACGGGTAGCTTCGAATTAATATTCTTTTAAATGCCCATCATCGTTTTCTTCGTCATGGATCAACTGAAGCTGTGATGGAGGAATTCGTTTGGGCTGTTCCCTTGATGCACCACTATTCGCTTGGGTGAAAACCTTTCCAGCGTGTCATGTAATAATAGAAGACTAGTTTCGTACAATCGTGTGAAAATAAACAGCATTTGTCATGAATGACAAATTCCAAAACGACAGACCTGAAGATGAAAGTGATAAACGATTAAGAAATGCGTCTGTATTGTATGTCAATTCAAGTGATTGGTGTGTGTGTAATACATGTCATTTAGGGACGCTGTGAATTTCAGTATCAGTTATCTCTGTGTATGCCTTCTAACAAATTATGAATTGTTCAGTTTGAAGGTTTCGAAATTGCTTCTTTCTTTCAAAATGAATGTTATTGTGTAGTATCCTTTCTTTCGAAGATTGGACACGAGAAAGTCCCATCGCCCCTGTATGagcataaaaaataatagatgCAATAAAACGGATTGATAAATTGTTTCCCATATCCATTTGCCGCTGTTGCAAGCGATAGCATTCCTACTCCCCGGGAGAGAAATGGATGAATGGATGAAGTTCCATTTTCTCCTACAAACCCGGGAACAATTCGCTGAACCTTATCGCATTCCCGTTTTTCACCATCTTAGACTGCGTTTATCTACTGCACACTTCAAAATGTACGTACAACCGGCTATAAATAACTAGCTCGTAAAAGTAGTACCGACAGCAAAACATAGATATCATACTTTGACATTCTGCCTGCTACAGCCGATCCGGTTTCACCACTTATCCATATGCCATACCTAACTTCTGGCTTTCGGGAAGCTGCTCGGCTCCGGCAACGATTTGCGAATGCTTTATAGGCAGACGGCGGACAAGCAACGACTCAATTAGCAATATTAACCTATATACTTACCCGAGGTAAAGCCCTTGTTGTCTTCTAGCTTCGAGACGGTTGACCCATATCGGGATTGTTCCTCAGTTTATTTCTTCTTTGTGTATCCAAGCGGTAAGAGCCACCAGACGAACGCACTTGATCCACAAACAACAACTACCCAGTTCCGCCTATCTCGTCTCCCGTCAGTTCCGCAAATCAAAATGGCTCATAGCTTTCagatgaaacaaaaacaaagtgCGGTGAATGACAGACGGCACTCTGTTGAATGAATATGGCCGGTTTACGCTGCGATTAGGCTTTGGAAGCCGGTTATGCTATGCGATCATCGGTTGCTTTGATTGTTTTCGGTGTGCTGTGCAACCAGCTGTTTAAATGGCATTTCCGATTCCACTATGCGACATTGCCGTGCGCACGGAAAGGGTTTTTGAGGGTTCGAAAATAAATGAATGGCGGGGTCCGAAACACTACACCATGGTGACATGAAAATACGACCGTTTTAAATTCCTTCAGAAATTGTGGAAACCTTTTTTCGTATATAATATTTAGGCTTTTTTCTCCGTTTTGGATTGAGGTATTCCATAGaaaatgaattaaaataaatatttttttaacattcctTTACCGATTtcgctggtctcgaggtacgatgctggcctaaaaagccagtcgtcgtatgttcgagtcccggctcggaagagactgttagtgtcagtaggatcgtagcgctagccccgcaattgtcctgtacacttaacagtcggctgcgaagtctgtgtatagtaaaacagaaggtcgaatcccgatacggaatgtagcaccaaggctttgctttttaccgATTTctctgaaacttttcacagttgttccttttcgATGAAGAAATCATTTTAGGATAGCGgttttatataaaatatatacactgcagaagaatttttttgtgccaaattatccaaattgtcacaaaatattacatATCTTAAAAAGTgcctttttcaaaaatcttattttacacattgaagataaCAATGTTCACTACAATTTGTCACGAATGGGGGATGGTAGAATgagaaacaaaaagaaaatgatttaaaaaaaaaactattcgcTTAATTTGAGCTAAAATGGTTTGTTTGGGTCATGTTAtgttttcagtaaagttgtaaatagtatttttgtcgtttctggaaaaaatatacaccgtgagaaaaaaaaatcgtaaagcGATATAAAAGACCAAAACTTGAATGTAGATGAAATTTTACAAGAAACTGATGCTTTGcatgaattttatgaacattacGTTTTTTGCAGAGTTTGATGAAAGAAACGAAAAACATCTCCACTGTCAAAAACTGGTTGAAACCAGATGAACTTTCCAATCATCTAATTTGGCATCAACACTACCATTTAACCGCACCGTTCATAATTTATAACATAGGGAACAACTTTTTCCAAACAAAGTGAAACTACCCATATTATAGAGATAAAAATTGTTTACTTTACACTGCCTAAGTAGTCGCCAATTGAAGGCTCTTTCCTCTGGGGGCTTTCTTTCTTTCGGTAAGTAGAGAGAAGGCGGAGAATCGTAACTAATAGTTATATATCCCATCCGTGGTGAATCCAGAGGTTAAGTGAAGGCTTTCTAACCTGGCCGCTGGGCTGTTCGGATCAATTCCTCCACCGTCGCACAATCCGTGATGGTGTTTAAAATACGACAATAATAGGTTTTCTTTCCGACAACGAACGAGTTAAACTTTAGTCGGCGGAACTGACCGCGAGAGGCTAAAGGCCACCGCTTGTTTACCCGGCCGGGTTAACCATGTTTGCAGCTGGCCGGACGACGCGCTGGAAGCGAGTGATGAAATCGGGTCAGCAGCGGGTGCCTGGAAATCAAAGGTTGCCAGACGATCGCACTGACTGATGTTGTCGGATCGCATCTTCGTTATGGGTCTCATAATAGTATTTTACTTTCCATTGCGCGAAATGCCCTCTGAAAGCTAATATGTGGTGTCAGGCTCAATTTCACTTTCGATGTCTCATGATGGATTGAGTGAAACCTTCCACGGCACTTCATAATTTAACACGAGAAAGAAACATACCCAAATGGAAAGATAATGAGAATCCATTCAAGCCGAACCATGGGAAAGCAAACCGTCGCAGCATGCCTTTGTCAGTGCACGAAATTAGACCATTTGTCATTTGTTAAATATTGTCGCATCACAGTGATGAGTTGTGTTCCCGAGGACCACAACTGTAACCTTCACCGGGAACCGGGACTACTACCCCTACTAACCTGGACGAGTCTTCCGCCGATCGACCCAAAAACGCCGCTATGGGTCAGATTCAAACGTCGCCTGCGTGAGCTGATGCTGCTGTCGCCCGAGCACCCGGACACCGGAACCTACTTCAAGAGCTTCGCTCAGGTCGCCAACGAGAATAAACGGCTGATTGAGAACTATCCCGCCTGGACCATTCATCCGCTGAGTTTATTCCGGAAGTACTGGGATTTGGTGATGTTCGTCGTTTCGCTGGTTCATCTCACGCTGCTGTCGTTTGTGGTTAGCTACTTGATCTATATGGATGTGGCCTATTTTCCAGCGATCATTCAATTCGATGTGATTCTTTGTATTATCCTTGCGACTGAAGTAGTGATGAAGTTTTTTACCGGTTTCGTGGTGGAATATTCCAAAGAAATTGTTCTCGAGCCCGGTCGGATTGTATGGAATTACTTGAAGAGTTTCCGGGTGCTGTACGAACTGCTTGGTGTCCTACCGTACATCGTACTGCTCTACAAGTTCGACGAATGCTACTACAAATCGGACCAGCTATTTTATCTCGTTTCGGTAATTTGTCTGTACATCATACACATCTTCCGTTTTCGGGAGATCAATCGATACTTTGAAGTGATCCCAAAATTTTCCCAAGCATCCGCTAACAAGATCAAAGTGATGAATCTAATCATTGCGACAACTTACGTTCTACATTGGACGTCCTGTATTGCAAGTATTATACCCATGCTGGCGTTCTATTCATCCAGTGAGGAAGAACTCCCAAAATGGAACGACACTGAATATTTGATTGGCAACTTTCTTGTCGACATGTATTGGGTACGAAACCGAGAGCAAGCTGGAGCTGGATATCTAGTAGATCGTCAGCGTTCGATGATGACCGGGGGTGACTTCGAGAGTTTCCGTCAATTTTTACGTTCATCGAAAGAGGTGGTAGCGCGATCTATGGACTACCGTTTTCTGCTATCGAAGCTGGATGACACATATCGGAACGAGACTCTGCTGGAACAGTACCTTCGCTCAATGATGGATACGATTCAGGTGGCGTTGGTGTCGAGTCATGTGGAGACAACCGGACCACAGGCCACGCACACGATAATGACGATGTACGTAGTGATGGCTGGGTGGGTTTGGTTGACCTATATTCTGCTGGAAATGATTCGGATTGTCATTGCGCACGATTTGAGTGAAACAAAGTACGATGAAATCGTTAACGAGTTAAAGGCTTTCTCCCACCGAAAGAAGCTAGGGGAGGAATCCAAGGACAAAATACTGCGGCATTTTTTTAATCGCTACAAGATGCGATACTTCGACGAGGAAGCGATTCAGAATACTATTTCCAACAACCTGCGGCGAAGTATTAGGATGGAAACCTGCCAACATTTGGTGAAGAACGTGGAGTTGTTCCGAAATCTGCCCCATGCCTTGATCGAAGAGATAGTCGATCGCTTGAAGCTGGAAGCCTTCCTGGAGAACGACGTCATTATTCAGGCGGACACGTTCGGTGATGCGATGTACTTTATCGCCAGCGGAACGGCGGCCGTGTACTCGGTTGGTGGTAAAGAATTGGGCCATCTTACGGACGGGGCTCACTTTGGAGAAATCTCACTGTTGCAAAAGGATCAGAAGCGCACGGCCAGCGTGATTGCGCTGGAGGCGTGCGAAGTGTACAAGCTGTCCTATGCAGACTTTCAGCTACTGATCGAACCCCACTCGAACCTGCTGCGGCAGATGCAGAAGCTGGCCGATGAACGGCTGGCTAAGGTGCAGGGTGTTAGAGATAAGGTGTCTGAGGAGGAGGTTTATGagaattttttgcaataaatcAGTTATAGAATTGGTGGATTGATTGTTTTCAAGTTTGGGTATACTATTAGTCGCGAACGCAGACGGAACACGACGAGTGATCAGAcaagacacttattgctcttacagatataaaaggataatataataattacctttcgtctaccggtttcgggctacatATTGCCCATCGACAGGACGAGATCCCATGTCCAACTGGTTAAAATTCTCGTACGATATATCGCACGCGTCGAAGAGAGTGAGCTGGAGATTACTTTCTTCCCGTTGTAAAGTTGAAGAGAATTGAGTTGATCGGTGCATCGTCGTCGTTCATCAATGGTTGTTTGGCCGTCGCAATGTACATTGACTCCCAAGCATTGAGGAGACCAATTTTATTGATGCTTTTGATCAGACCCGCCTTATCCCAATCGATCTCGTGTTGGTTACTCACTGTATGTGTTGCTACACTggattcactcgttttgttcatttctactGCTCTTCTATGCTCTTTGAGCCGCACTTTAACTTTTCTTCGTGTTTGCCCGATATATACCGCTTCGCAGTCTTTGCACGGTATCTTATATATTCCAGCTTGTTCGTCTTGTGGAACTTTGTCCTTCAGGTTAACCAGAAGTTCACGTAAAGTGTTAACGCTTTTATGTGCAATATTTATTCCATATCTGCGGAGGGTATGCTTCAGTGGATTCGTGATGGTAGGGTAAAACGGGAGGCTGACTCTTCGAATCTCCTCATATTCCGGTATTAAAGTGGTAGCGTCTCGTCTGTGTTTCTTCCTTTCGTGCTTACGGAGGATTTTGTCGACGAACTGTTTGTCGTATCCGTGCAATTCGGCTGCTTTTTATATTGTGcacagcgtttttttttctcgttataTAAAGTATTATGGACTAGATGTGGTCTAAGTACAAGGCAACCTTAGGGCGCATTTGAACATACTATTGTTATAAAGTGAGGTTATTAAATGTTAAAGCTGTtgtattaaaataaatttaaaaaaaaaaataaataaattaaaatactgAAAAGTATGTAGTATCtttcctggaagggaggggtcccatacaaatgagatacaaatttctgcacatctcgaaaactaaccaaacaaatgaaaccaaatgttgcatgtaaatgtttttaggggtgaaAAATATGTACATAGTTTTTCGATACCTCCCCtttttctgtaagggaggggtcccatagaaatgaaacacaaatttctgcacatcaaaattttgcatgtgaaaggggtgaaaaatatgtttataatgttttgacacccctccctcttcttaggggaggggtcccatacaaattaaacgcAAATTTTGCACGACTCGAGAACCAAtaaagcaaatacaaccaaatttgacatgtgtaTTTTTTCAGGGGAAACAAAtaagtccataatggtttgacacccctgcctcttctggatgggagggctcctatacaaatcaaacacaaatttctatggaggtttgacact from Wyeomyia smithii strain HCP4-BCI-WySm-NY-G18 chromosome 3, ASM2978416v1, whole genome shotgun sequence encodes the following:
- the LOC129730535 gene encoding potassium/sodium hyperpolarization-activated cyclic nucleotide-gated channel 1-like, with the translated sequence MSCVPEDHNCNLHREPGLLPLLTWTSLPPIDPKTPLWVRFKRRLRELMLLSPEHPDTGTYFKSFAQVANENKRLIENYPAWTIHPLSLFRKYWDLVMFVVSLVHLTLLSFVVSYLIYMDVAYFPAIIQFDVILCIILATEVVMKFFTGFVVEYSKEIVLEPGRIVWNYLKSFRVLYELLGVLPYIVLLYKFDECYYKSDQLFYLVSVICLYIIHIFRFREINRYFEVIPKFSQASANKIKVMNLIIATTYVLHWTSCIASIIPMLAFYSSSEEELPKWNDTEYLIGNFLVDMYWVRNREQAGAGYLVDRQRSMMTGGDFESFRQFLRSSKEVVARSMDYRFLLSKLDDTYRNETLLEQYLRSMMDTIQVALVSSHVETTGPQATHTIMTMYVVMAGWVWLTYILLEMIRIVIAHDLSETKYDEIVNELKAFSHRKKLGEESKDKILRHFFNRYKMRYFDEEAIQNTISNNLRRSIRMETCQHLVKNVELFRNLPHALIEEIVDRLKLEAFLENDVIIQADTFGDAMYFIASGTAAVYSVGGKELGHLTDGAHFGEISLLQKDQKRTASVIALEACEVYKLSYADFQLLIEPHSNLLRQMQKLADERLAKVQGVRDKVSEEEVYENFLQ